The following proteins come from a genomic window of Geminicoccaceae bacterium SCSIO 64248:
- a CDS encoding 50S ribosomal protein L25/general stress protein Ctc, translated as MSDTIELAAEPREATGKGPSRALRRADRVPGIVYGEGKEPIKLSVAGRELRRLIDAGTFMTSLCELSLGKEKIRVLPKEVQVHPVSDRPVHVDFTRVSRGARVTVEVHVQFVGEEDSPGLKRGGVLNIVRREVEVECPAEAIPDHLTLDLSGADIGDSLHISQVTLPNGVEPTIDDRDFTIASITPPTVAPVEEEVAEEEEAGEVATVRETEDKAAEQDEESSS; from the coding sequence ATGAGCGATACCATCGAACTTGCGGCCGAGCCGCGCGAAGCGACTGGCAAGGGTCCCTCGCGCGCGCTGCGCCGCGCGGACCGCGTCCCCGGCATCGTCTACGGCGAGGGCAAGGAGCCGATCAAGCTGTCGGTTGCCGGGCGCGAGTTGCGCAGGCTGATCGACGCGGGCACCTTCATGACATCCTTGTGCGAGCTGAGCCTGGGCAAGGAGAAGATCCGGGTCCTGCCCAAGGAAGTCCAGGTCCACCCGGTCAGCGACCGCCCGGTCCATGTCGACTTCACGCGGGTCAGCCGCGGCGCGCGCGTGACCGTCGAGGTCCACGTGCAGTTCGTGGGCGAGGAGGACTCGCCGGGCCTGAAGCGGGGCGGCGTGCTCAACATCGTTCGCCGCGAGGTCGAGGTCGAGTGCCCCGCCGAGGCGATCCCGGACCACCTCACGCTCGACCTGTCGGGCGCCGACATCGGCGACAGCCTGCACATCAGCCAGGTGACGCTGCCGAATGGCGTCGAGCCGACGATCGACGATCGCGACTTCACGATCGCCTCGATCACGCCGCCGACGGTCGCTCCGGTCGAGGAGGAAGTCGCCGAGGAGGAGGAAGCGGGCGAGGTCGCCACCGTGCGCGAGACCGAGGACAAGGCCGCCGAGCAGGACGAGGAGTCCTCGTCGTAA
- a CDS encoding VOC family protein, with translation MSVFTHVTVGTNDLEKARAFYDKVLGTIGLKRLADLGDGGSIWGTTEPSFFVLKPANGQPASVGNGGTISFRSPNRAGVKAFHEAAVSSGGKDEFPVGPRDWAPNAFAGYVRDLDGNKLAVYSFTTE, from the coding sequence ATGTCCGTTTTCACGCACGTCACCGTCGGCACCAACGATCTCGAGAAGGCCCGGGCCTTCTACGACAAGGTCTTGGGAACGATCGGCCTGAAGCGCCTCGCCGACCTCGGCGACGGCGGTTCGATCTGGGGCACGACCGAGCCGTCGTTCTTCGTCCTCAAGCCGGCCAACGGTCAGCCGGCCAGCGTCGGCAATGGCGGCACGATCAGCTTCCGTTCGCCGAACCGGGCCGGCGTGAAGGCGTTCCACGAGGCCGCCGTCTCGTCCGGAGGCAAGGACGAGTTCCCGGTCGGACCGCGTGACTGGGCGCCGAACGCTTTCGCCGGCTATGTCCGCGATCTCGACGGCAACAAGCTTGCCGTCTACTCGTTCACGACCGAGTAA
- a CDS encoding class I SAM-dependent methyltransferase, whose protein sequence is MSSAASPSETYAYDWVGPSQHHHYTVPSVLELLPAKSGLTVLDAACGNGYIANEIRQLGHTVYGCELADSGLALARKSYPEITFFKQDLYEDMRASLPDGGVDVVVASEVIEHMFAPEKFLNNLRGTLKPGGHVILTTPYHGFLKNLAISLVNGWDKHFMVHHEGGHIKFYSPETLKQVMRATGFDDFEFRGLGRAPLIWAGMAMRGRKVGD, encoded by the coding sequence GTGAGCAGCGCGGCGTCCCCGTCGGAAACCTACGCTTATGACTGGGTCGGGCCGTCCCAGCACCATCACTACACCGTCCCGTCGGTGCTCGAGCTCCTGCCTGCGAAGAGCGGGCTGACCGTGCTCGACGCCGCCTGCGGCAACGGCTACATCGCCAACGAGATCCGCCAGCTCGGTCACACGGTCTATGGCTGCGAGCTGGCCGACAGCGGCCTCGCCCTGGCCCGCAAGTCCTATCCCGAGATCACGTTCTTCAAGCAGGACCTGTACGAGGACATGCGCGCGTCGCTACCGGACGGCGGCGTGGACGTCGTAGTCGCGAGCGAGGTCATCGAACACATGTTCGCGCCCGAGAAGTTCCTCAACAACCTGCGCGGCACGTTGAAGCCGGGCGGCCACGTGATCCTGACTACGCCCTATCACGGCTTTTTGAAGAACCTGGCGATCAGCCTGGTGAACGGCTGGGACAAGCACTTCATGGTTCACCATGAAGGCGGACACATCAAATTCTATTCCCCCGAAACGCTCAAGCAGGTCATGCGTGCGACCGGCTTCGACGACTTCGAGTTCCGTGGTCTCGGCCGCGCGCCGCTGATCTGGGCCGGCATGGCCATGCGCGGCCGTAAGGTCGGGGATTGA
- a CDS encoding Ig-like domain-containing protein, with amino-acid sequence MPSALDGEWPASSTTVGKVAMRTRLNILAEEIDAGGFYSGSTAGKAKLGAVETALRAALAEAQAQAARLTELENLPDSEPDWRPLRVTGAPGPVEIGAGAAFKHVEYTEADDSDFIRRLVLPVARAVTISLKGGTDTTQVYFYRAEANWDLGTLVTSTPTTSPKSVTVNLAAGNYYIGAYTPSGSRKRYRIDVVAGAAVPIVSSTPVIAVAERAFDGSQTVTTASSAALRQAAGTLAIDITCGSNGRAGLWSIADAANFPGRLQVWLDGNQVNAAAVGSDGAWRNVWAGPTLVSDNKPHRIVVRWGDGHLLVDLDSLTGHPDAVPSAPFAGGLVSERSLVVGAENALSTANTQDRLTDFYTGRLGWKLYDKRLSDQDVAVLFGEDATALKPLVRNDAITLVKNSAATDVDVLGNDAARAAGGDPLTISTVGKPSATGASASVVGNKLRYRPPSGYTGSDQVSYTVKDSRGNTASALLKVTVRAVEGATSLDAPPNRTDFLVGTEAEWRTAEAAVRPGQVIRIKNGNYTGRSLKLGAVTSGTADAPIWICPETPGGVILGSGSQFASFADHRIWHGFTWVKARNGYQYQINYAVPGGTRKTTSFPGSHMCFEGVRNNTLQSCRLEDCAAVNLANNALAQFVMMVGWYGNCDGVKVRNVAFVRSQTCPIGLLVGSPANSLIEDCTFIGTGSGVFSNQMTDIGLGTGQAANSSVNVNTVDFVRGKPLTVRRCFIEDSGCIESITPKMSDVIVEDCIQIGNRNGANSRGFAGLSHRTGGYGVYRRNFLVGNGYNLMVCGPGHLYEQNIVIDAWRGGVLSLHAGVIQGSRTSAGGDVKYDNAWNAVTDSTFRRNTVVGRKTYQGFQVNCVYLENYISSEVTWNAGNGRVGFHRPITWAGINAPWAKDNLPARNRFTDNIFQSGFSHWLNGSGALLSSNYWTGTVVHSTANASVTVPSGASRQDPRFTWRRARITTPTGDGPFEFDVPFPALAGKGADPNETLKAWDITWMS; translated from the coding sequence ATGCCGAGCGCCCTGGATGGCGAATGGCCGGCCAGCTCGACGACCGTCGGCAAGGTGGCCATGCGGACCCGGCTGAATATCCTGGCCGAGGAGATCGATGCCGGCGGCTTCTATTCGGGCAGCACGGCCGGCAAGGCGAAACTGGGCGCGGTCGAGACCGCCTTGCGCGCCGCGCTGGCCGAAGCCCAAGCGCAGGCCGCGCGTCTGACGGAGCTGGAGAACCTGCCGGACAGCGAGCCGGACTGGCGTCCGCTGCGCGTCACGGGCGCGCCCGGCCCTGTCGAGATCGGCGCCGGCGCCGCGTTCAAGCACGTCGAGTACACCGAAGCCGACGACAGCGACTTCATCCGCCGCCTGGTCCTGCCGGTCGCGCGCGCCGTGACCATCAGCCTCAAGGGCGGCACGGACACCACCCAGGTCTATTTCTACCGAGCCGAGGCGAACTGGGACCTGGGAACCCTGGTGACGAGCACGCCTACGACCTCGCCGAAGTCGGTGACGGTGAACCTCGCGGCCGGCAACTACTATATCGGCGCCTACACGCCGAGCGGGAGCCGGAAGCGCTATCGCATCGACGTCGTCGCGGGTGCGGCCGTGCCGATCGTATCGAGCACGCCGGTCATCGCGGTCGCCGAGCGCGCCTTCGACGGCAGCCAAACGGTGACGACCGCCAGCAGCGCGGCGCTGCGCCAGGCGGCGGGCACGCTCGCAATCGACATCACCTGCGGCTCGAACGGGCGGGCCGGCCTCTGGTCGATTGCCGATGCGGCGAACTTTCCCGGCCGGTTGCAGGTCTGGCTCGACGGCAACCAGGTGAACGCGGCCGCCGTCGGCAGTGACGGCGCATGGCGCAACGTGTGGGCGGGACCGACGCTCGTCTCCGACAACAAGCCGCACAGGATCGTCGTGCGCTGGGGCGACGGCCACCTCCTGGTCGACCTCGACAGCCTGACCGGCCACCCCGACGCGGTGCCGAGCGCGCCGTTCGCAGGCGGCCTCGTGTCGGAGCGCAGCCTTGTGGTCGGTGCCGAGAACGCCCTCTCGACCGCCAACACGCAGGACAGGCTGACCGATTTCTACACGGGCAGGCTTGGCTGGAAGCTCTATGACAAGCGGCTGAGCGATCAGGACGTGGCCGTCCTGTTCGGCGAGGACGCGACGGCCCTGAAGCCGCTCGTCCGCAACGATGCGATCACGCTTGTCAAGAACAGCGCGGCGACCGACGTGGATGTGCTCGGCAACGACGCCGCACGCGCCGCGGGCGGCGATCCCCTGACCATCAGCACGGTCGGCAAGCCTTCGGCTACCGGCGCCTCGGCGAGCGTGGTCGGCAACAAGCTGCGCTATCGTCCGCCGAGCGGCTACACCGGCAGCGACCAGGTCAGCTACACGGTCAAGGACTCCCGCGGCAACACCGCGAGCGCCCTGCTCAAGGTGACGGTGCGCGCCGTCGAAGGCGCCACCAGCCTCGACGCGCCGCCCAACCGGACCGACTTCCTGGTCGGCACCGAGGCCGAGTGGCGGACGGCCGAAGCGGCCGTGAGGCCCGGCCAGGTCATCCGCATCAAGAACGGCAACTACACCGGCCGCTCGCTCAAGCTGGGCGCGGTGACCTCCGGGACCGCCGACGCGCCGATCTGGATCTGCCCGGAGACGCCGGGCGGCGTCATCCTGGGCAGCGGCTCGCAATTCGCGAGCTTCGCCGATCACCGGATCTGGCACGGCTTCACGTGGGTCAAGGCGCGCAACGGCTACCAGTACCAGATCAATTACGCCGTTCCCGGCGGCACGCGGAAGACGACGAGCTTCCCGGGGTCGCACATGTGCTTCGAGGGCGTGCGGAACAACACGCTCCAGTCCTGCCGCCTGGAGGACTGCGCCGCCGTCAACCTGGCGAACAACGCGCTCGCCCAGTTCGTCATGATGGTCGGCTGGTACGGCAACTGCGACGGGGTCAAGGTCCGCAACGTCGCCTTCGTCCGCTCGCAGACCTGCCCGATCGGCCTGCTGGTCGGCAGCCCGGCCAACAGTCTGATCGAGGACTGCACCTTCATCGGCACGGGCTCGGGCGTCTTCAGCAACCAGATGACCGATATCGGCCTCGGCACCGGGCAGGCCGCCAATTCGAGCGTCAACGTCAATACGGTCGACTTCGTCCGGGGCAAGCCCCTGACCGTGCGGCGCTGCTTCATCGAGGACAGCGGCTGCATCGAATCGATCACGCCCAAGATGAGCGACGTGATCGTCGAGGACTGCATCCAGATCGGCAACCGCAACGGCGCGAACAGCCGAGGCTTCGCCGGCCTGTCGCACCGGACCGGCGGCTACGGCGTCTACCGTCGCAACTTCTTGGTCGGCAACGGCTACAACCTGATGGTCTGCGGGCCGGGCCACCTCTACGAGCAGAACATCGTGATCGACGCGTGGCGCGGCGGCGTGCTCAGCCTGCATGCCGGTGTGATCCAGGGGTCGCGGACCAGCGCCGGCGGCGACGTCAAGTACGACAACGCGTGGAACGCCGTCACCGACAGCACCTTCCGGCGCAACACGGTTGTCGGCCGCAAGACCTATCAGGGCTTCCAGGTCAATTGCGTCTACCTGGAGAACTACATCTCGAGCGAGGTGACCTGGAACGCGGGCAACGGCCGGGTCGGTTTCCACCGTCCGATCACCTGGGCCGGGATCAACGCGCCGTGGGCCAAGGACAATCTGCCTGCCCGCAACCGCTTCACCGACAACATCTTCCAGAGCGGCTTCTCGCACTGGTTGAACGGTTCCGGCGCCCTCCTGTCCTCCAACTACTGGACCGGCACGGTCGTGCACAGCACGGCCAACGCGAGCGTCACGGTGCCGAGCGGGGCCTCGCGCCAGGATCCCAGGTTCACCTGGCGGCGCGCCAGGATCACGACGCCGACCGGCGACGGGCCGTTCGAGTTCGACGTGCCGTTTCCGGCGCTAGCCGGCAAGGGCGCCGATCCGAACGAGACCTTGAAGGCCTGGGACATCACCTGGATGTCGTGA
- a CDS encoding ribose-phosphate pyrophosphokinase yields the protein MKLLAGNSNRPLAEAIGAGLGTPLTEAKVQRFADMEVFVEILENVRGEDVFLIQSTSYPANDNLMELLVCLDALKRASAKRITVVTPYFGYARQDRKAGPRTPISAKLVANLITVAGADRVLTIDLHASQIQGFFDIPVDNLYAAPLFAEDIREHYDLENVLIVSPDVGGVARARGIAKRLDAGLAIIDKRRERAGVSEVMNVIGDVAGRRCVLVDDIVDSGGTLCNAAQALLDNGAVAVHAYITHGVLSAGAVARIAGSALEELVITDSIRATEGMRVCRKIRQVSVARLLADAIARINEERSVSSLFD from the coding sequence ATGAAACTGCTTGCCGGCAACAGCAACCGGCCTCTCGCCGAGGCGATAGGCGCCGGCCTGGGCACGCCTCTGACCGAGGCCAAGGTCCAGCGCTTCGCCGACATGGAGGTCTTCGTCGAGATCCTGGAGAACGTCCGCGGCGAGGACGTGTTCCTCATCCAGTCGACCTCCTATCCGGCCAATGACAACCTGATGGAGCTCCTGGTCTGCCTGGACGCGCTCAAGCGGGCCTCGGCCAAGCGGATAACCGTGGTCACTCCCTATTTCGGCTACGCGCGCCAGGACCGCAAAGCCGGTCCGCGCACGCCGATCTCCGCGAAGCTGGTCGCCAACCTCATCACCGTCGCCGGCGCCGATCGGGTCCTGACGATCGATCTGCACGCCTCCCAGATCCAGGGCTTCTTCGACATCCCCGTCGACAATCTCTACGCCGCGCCCCTGTTCGCCGAGGACATTCGCGAGCACTACGATCTCGAGAACGTCCTGATCGTGTCGCCCGATGTCGGCGGCGTCGCGCGCGCGCGCGGCATCGCCAAGCGGCTTGACGCTGGCCTTGCCATCATCGATAAGCGCCGCGAGCGGGCCGGGGTGTCGGAGGTGATGAACGTCATCGGCGACGTCGCCGGGCGGCGGTGCGTCCTGGTCGACGACATCGTCGATTCGGGCGGAACGCTCTGCAACGCCGCCCAGGCCCTGCTGGACAACGGTGCCGTCGCCGTCCACGCCTACATCACGCATGGCGTGCTGTCGGCGGGCGCCGTCGCCCGGATCGCGGGCTCCGCGCTTGAGGAGCTCGTGATCACGGACAGCATCCGGGCGACCGAGGGCATGCGGGTCTGCCGCAAGATCCGCCAGGTTTCGGTGGCGCGGCTCCTGGCCGATGCCATTGCGCGGATCAACGAGGAACGTTCGGTTTCGAGCCTGTTCGACTGA
- a CDS encoding class I SAM-dependent methyltransferase: MASSSTIPGKSRSSLPAWLAGLGKRTRLVWQARRARRDVIGGGPNADEIRRMLERAEAFGYFEWPFRLRKDVVGQDVLDVGCGSGLHGLGFIASGARSYTGVDPSVSPDEDRVRQKRKRKDGRIPFESFGWTPQQIEALLPQVRLVCGTDQTLPEETTFDRIVLHQVTEHIMDLDLALARFRRRLRPHGRLLYKHHSYTCWNGHHRKPKTIDEIDPDDPEQRHYLDWAHLDTRPPEEHSMGMNRVRLDEIRAMTERHFRVVTWREKESSERLGGKRLTADILARHPGYSRRELATQSVFCVAEPKA, translated from the coding sequence ATGGCGTCCTCTTCCACGATCCCAGGAAAAAGCCGCTCGTCCCTGCCCGCTTGGCTGGCCGGCCTCGGCAAGCGGACACGCCTCGTGTGGCAGGCGCGGCGGGCGCGGCGCGACGTCATCGGCGGCGGTCCGAACGCGGACGAGATCCGGCGCATGCTCGAGCGCGCCGAGGCGTTCGGGTATTTCGAATGGCCGTTCCGGCTGCGCAAGGATGTCGTGGGCCAGGACGTGCTGGATGTCGGCTGCGGTTCCGGCCTGCACGGGCTCGGCTTCATCGCTTCCGGCGCACGGAGCTACACGGGCGTCGATCCGAGCGTATCCCCGGACGAAGACCGGGTGAGGCAGAAGCGCAAACGCAAGGACGGGCGCATCCCGTTCGAGTCGTTCGGCTGGACCCCGCAGCAGATCGAGGCGCTCCTGCCGCAGGTTCGTCTCGTGTGCGGGACCGACCAGACGCTGCCCGAGGAGACGACCTTCGATCGCATCGTGCTGCACCAGGTGACCGAGCACATCATGGACCTCGACCTGGCGTTGGCGCGCTTTCGCCGGCGTCTGCGGCCGCACGGCCGCCTTCTCTACAAGCACCACAGCTACACGTGCTGGAACGGCCACCACCGCAAGCCGAAGACCATCGACGAGATCGACCCGGACGATCCCGAGCAACGGCATTACCTCGACTGGGCCCATCTCGACACGCGCCCGCCCGAGGAGCACTCGATGGGCATGAACCGGGTGAGGCTCGACGAGATCCGCGCGATGACGGAGCGCCATTTCCGTGTCGTGACGTGGCGCGAGAAGGAATCCAGCGAGCGGCTGGGCGGCAAGCGGCTGACGGCCGATATCCTCGCGCGCCATCCCGGCTATTCCAGGCGCGAGCTGGCGACGCAGAGCGTGTTCTGCGTCGCGGAGCCGAAGGCGTAG
- a CDS encoding xanthine dehydrogenase family protein molybdopterin-binding subunit, with protein MGQFGIGQAVRRKEDARLVTGHGEYTDDISLPGQAYGVFLRSSHAHAKITGIDIEAARSAPGVLAVLTAEDVKAAGVTTVPCKIPLKNRDGSSMTLPDRPPLADGVVRYVGDPIAMVIAESPEAGKDAAELIDVEYEDLPASVDLGHSLDSDAAVVWPGNGGNLAFDWDIGDGANVDQLIAEAAHVVEVELVNNRVVANSMEPRGAIGSIDEKGRYVLHVSCQGVHNLQSVLAEDVFKVDPSQIRVICPDVGGGFGMKIFLYPEHVMVMIAAKAAGRPVKWIGERSESLLSDTHGRDHITKTTLALDADYRFLAFRAEVVANLGAYLSQYGPFIPTGAGATMYAAVYDFKGVHFASKGVYTHTTPVDAYRGAGRPEATYAVERTVDAAARKLGVDPGELRMKNFIKPEQMPYTTALGATYDSGEFGANLNEAYQMADVAGFEGRKAESARNGKLRGLGIAYYIEQCGGGGTTEWAELRLSPQGRVQLKIGTQSNGQGHATAYAQVIEERLGIPFDQIDMIQGDTDLQANGGGTGGSRSLPAGGPAVNLAADQIVEKAKAQAADELEVAPQDLLFEDGRFTVAGTDRSVGLLDLAGKLNDALEGEGVFKNPANTFPNGAHVVEVEVDADTGVTQVVRYTIVDDFGVLLNPMLVTGQIHGGVMQGLGQALLEHAVYDESGQLLSGSFMDYAMPRADHMSCDIDLKFRQVPCTTNPLGLKGCGEAGAIGAPPAVINAIVDALSSVYGVTEIDMPATPHSVWQAIQQHAVAQAAE; from the coding sequence ATGGGACAGTTCGGCATCGGGCAGGCGGTCAGGCGCAAGGAGGACGCGCGCCTCGTCACCGGCCACGGCGAGTACACCGACGATATCAGCCTGCCCGGCCAGGCCTACGGCGTCTTCCTGCGCTCCAGCCATGCCCACGCCAAGATCACCGGCATCGACATCGAGGCGGCCCGCTCGGCGCCCGGCGTCCTTGCGGTCCTGACCGCCGAGGATGTCAAGGCGGCCGGGGTCACGACGGTCCCCTGCAAGATCCCGCTGAAGAACCGCGACGGCTCGTCCATGACCTTGCCGGACCGTCCGCCGCTCGCCGACGGCGTGGTGCGCTATGTCGGCGATCCGATCGCCATGGTCATCGCCGAGTCGCCCGAGGCCGGCAAGGACGCCGCCGAGCTGATCGACGTCGAATATGAGGACCTGCCTGCCTCGGTCGATCTCGGCCATTCGCTCGATTCCGACGCCGCCGTCGTCTGGCCCGGCAACGGGGGCAATCTCGCCTTCGACTGGGACATCGGTGACGGTGCCAACGTCGATCAGCTCATCGCCGAGGCGGCGCATGTCGTCGAGGTCGAGCTCGTCAACAACCGGGTCGTGGCCAACTCGATGGAGCCGCGTGGCGCGATCGGCAGCATCGACGAGAAGGGGCGTTACGTCCTCCATGTCAGCTGCCAGGGCGTGCACAACCTGCAAAGCGTCCTGGCCGAGGACGTGTTCAAGGTCGATCCCAGCCAGATCCGGGTGATCTGCCCGGATGTCGGCGGCGGTTTCGGCATGAAGATCTTCCTCTATCCCGAGCACGTCATGGTGATGATCGCCGCGAAGGCGGCCGGCCGGCCGGTGAAGTGGATCGGCGAGCGCTCGGAGAGCCTGCTGTCCGATACCCACGGTCGCGACCACATCACCAAGACCACGCTCGCCCTCGACGCGGACTACCGGTTCCTTGCGTTCCGCGCCGAGGTGGTCGCCAATCTCGGTGCCTATCTCTCGCAATACGGGCCGTTCATCCCGACCGGCGCGGGCGCCACGATGTATGCCGCGGTCTATGACTTCAAGGGCGTGCATTTCGCATCCAAGGGCGTCTACACGCACACGACTCCTGTGGACGCCTATCGCGGCGCCGGGCGGCCGGAGGCGACCTACGCCGTCGAGCGCACGGTCGATGCGGCGGCCCGCAAGCTCGGCGTCGATCCCGGCGAGCTGCGCATGAAGAACTTCATCAAGCCCGAGCAGATGCCGTACACGACGGCGCTCGGGGCGACCTACGACTCCGGCGAGTTCGGCGCCAATCTGAACGAGGCCTACCAGATGGCCGACGTCGCCGGCTTCGAGGGCCGCAAGGCCGAGAGCGCCCGCAACGGCAAGCTGCGCGGTCTCGGCATCGCCTACTATATCGAGCAGTGCGGCGGCGGCGGCACGACGGAATGGGCCGAGTTGCGCCTCTCGCCGCAGGGCCGGGTGCAGCTGAAGATCGGCACGCAGAGCAACGGCCAGGGCCATGCCACGGCGTACGCCCAGGTCATCGAGGAGCGCCTCGGCATCCCGTTCGATCAGATCGACATGATTCAGGGCGACACCGATCTGCAGGCGAACGGCGGCGGCACCGGCGGCTCGCGGTCCCTGCCGGCCGGCGGGCCGGCGGTCAACCTGGCGGCCGACCAGATCGTCGAGAAGGCGAAGGCCCAGGCGGCCGACGAGCTCGAGGTCGCGCCGCAGGACCTCCTGTTCGAGGACGGCCGCTTCACCGTCGCCGGCACGGACCGGAGCGTCGGCCTGCTCGATCTGGCGGGCAAGCTGAACGACGCCCTCGAAGGCGAGGGCGTCTTCAAGAACCCGGCCAACACCTTCCCGAACGGCGCCCATGTCGTCGAGGTCGAGGTCGACGCCGATACCGGCGTCACGCAGGTCGTCCGTTACACCATCGTCGACGATTTCGGCGTGCTTCTGAACCCGATGTTGGTCACCGGCCAGATCCACGGCGGCGTCATGCAGGGCCTGGGACAGGCGCTGCTCGAGCATGCGGTCTACGACGAGTCGGGCCAGTTGCTGTCCGGATCCTTCATGGACTACGCGATGCCGCGCGCCGACCACATGAGCTGCGACATCGATCTGAAGTTCCGCCAGGTGCCGTGCACGACCAACCCCCTGGGCCTAAAGGGCTGCGGCGAGGCCGGTGCGATCGGCGCGCCGCCGGCCGTCATCAACGCCATCGTCGACGCTCTATCGTCCGTCTACGGCGTCACCGAGATCGACATGCCGGCGACGCCGCACAGCGTGTGGCAGGCGATCCAGCAGCATGCGGTGGCGCAGGCCGCCGAATAG
- the pth gene encoding aminoacyl-tRNA hydrolase has protein sequence MRVFAGLGNPGGRYAQNRHNIGFMALDVLADRHGFGPWRSRFQGLASEGNLAGGKVLLLKPQTFMNESGRSIAEAARFFKLPPAAIAVWHDELDLAPGKVRVKPGGGVAGHNGLRSAQACLGTPGFKRVRLGIGHPGDRERVLGYVLGDFSRNDREWLGPFLDALADAAPLLAADDDAGFMNKVALVAPAPRPDKREPA, from the coding sequence GTGCGGGTCTTTGCAGGCTTGGGCAACCCGGGTGGGCGCTACGCCCAGAACCGCCACAATATCGGCTTCATGGCGCTCGACGTCCTGGCGGACCGCCACGGTTTCGGACCGTGGCGGTCGCGTTTCCAGGGCCTGGCGAGCGAAGGCAATCTCGCCGGCGGCAAGGTGCTGCTGCTCAAGCCGCAGACCTTCATGAACGAATCCGGCCGCTCGATCGCCGAGGCGGCGCGCTTCTTCAAGCTTCCTCCCGCCGCCATCGCGGTCTGGCATGACGAGCTCGACCTCGCCCCGGGCAAGGTCCGCGTGAAGCCGGGCGGCGGCGTCGCCGGGCACAACGGGCTCCGGAGCGCCCAGGCCTGCCTAGGCACGCCGGGCTTCAAGCGTGTCCGCCTCGGCATCGGCCATCCCGGCGATCGCGAGCGCGTCCTCGGCTATGTGCTGGGCGACTTCAGTCGAAACGACCGGGAATGGCTCGGGCCCTTCCTCGACGCGCTGGCCGACGCGGCGCCTCTCCTCGCCGCCGATGACGATGCCGGCTTCATGAACAAGGTCGCACTGGTCGCTCCCGCGCCCCGGCCGGACAAGCGCGAACCGGCTTAG
- the nth gene encoding endonuclease III has protein sequence MPRKRTETASSSLPLLDEDDVEEVFRRLVGRDARQKTVPAKVQRDAFRSLVSCMLSAQSPDARTAMASDALFAKAATPEAILALDEDELKALIRPAGLYNMKARNIRALCRHLLGERGGKVPATRDGLMALPGVGRKCADIMLRFVYDQPVIAVDTHVHRICNRLGLARGRTDAQTARHLEARTPRRYLHGGHMALIGYAKRVCRSRHPRCAECCVADLCLAVRADHGPPPAAP, from the coding sequence ATGCCACGCAAGCGAACCGAGACCGCATCGTCGAGCCTGCCCTTGCTCGACGAGGACGACGTCGAGGAGGTCTTCCGTCGCCTCGTCGGCAGGGATGCCCGGCAGAAGACCGTGCCGGCGAAGGTCCAGCGGGACGCGTTCCGTTCGCTGGTCTCCTGCATGCTCTCGGCCCAGAGCCCGGATGCGCGCACCGCCATGGCGAGCGACGCTCTCTTCGCCAAGGCGGCGACGCCGGAGGCGATCCTCGCCCTGGACGAGGACGAGCTGAAGGCGCTGATCCGGCCGGCCGGTCTCTACAACATGAAGGCCAGGAATATCCGTGCGCTGTGCCGTCATCTGCTGGGCGAACGGGGCGGCAAGGTGCCGGCGACGCGCGACGGCCTGATGGCGCTGCCTGGCGTGGGGCGGAAATGCGCGGATATCATGCTCCGCTTCGTATACGATCAGCCGGTCATCGCGGTCGACACCCATGTCCACCGCATATGCAACCGGCTGGGACTGGCGCGCGGCCGTACCGATGCGCAGACCGCGCGCCATCTCGAGGCGCGTACACCGAGGCGCTATCTCCACGGCGGCCACATGGCCCTGATCGGCTACGCCAAGCGCGTCTGCCGCTCGCGGCATCCACGCTGTGCGGAGTGTTGCGTGGCCGACCTCTGCCTTGCCGTCCGGGCGGATCACGGTCCGCCCCCGGCGGCGCCTTAG